One region of Gammaproteobacteria bacterium genomic DNA includes:
- a CDS encoding BMC domain-containing protein yields the protein MASEKMGIALGMIETRGLVPAIEAADAMTKASEVRLIGRQFVGGGYVTVLVRGETG from the coding sequence ATGGCAAGTGAAAAAATGGGTATCGCATTGGGCATGATCGAGACGCGTGGACTGGTGCCGGCGATTGAAGCGGCGGACGCCATGACCAAGGCCTCGGAAGTGCGTTTGATTGGCCGCCAGTTTGTCGGCGGCGGTTACGTCACCGTGCTGGTGCGTGGTGAGACCGGT
- a CDS encoding carboxysome peptide B — translation MEIMRVVRDLVTTKRNFWLAAKALRVVEDYQGNLSVALDPIGCKPGDFVVTIGISAARIAAGNPKITTDMTIGGIIDSWSEAEWRT, via the coding sequence ATGGAAATCATGCGTGTTGTGCGCGACTTGGTCACGACCAAGCGTAACTTCTGGCTAGCTGCCAAGGCGTTGCGGGTAGTCGAGGATTATCAGGGCAACCTGTCGGTAGCACTCGACCCGATAGGCTGCAAGCCCGGTGATTTTGTGGTGACGATAGGCATCTCAGCGGCACGTATCGCGGCGGGCAACCCCAAGATCACGACCGACATGACGATAGGCGGGATTATCGATAGCTGGAGTGAAGCGGAATGGCGCACATAG
- a CDS encoding carboxysome peptide A, producing MKICQVEKTLVATARIGGLGNRRLLVVKERGSSGKQVAVDPVGCKPGDWVIVVGSSAARDAAGSKDYPSDFTIVGIIDYWEDDSKDGKQ from the coding sequence ATGAAGATTTGTCAGGTTGAGAAAACCCTGGTGGCCACCGCCCGTATCGGCGGCCTTGGAAACCGCCGCCTGCTGGTGGTGAAAGAGCGCGGCAGCAGTGGCAAACAGGTTGCGGTTGACCCGGTGGGCTGCAAGCCCGGTGACTGGGTGATTGTGGTCGGCAGCTCTGCGGCGCGTGATGCCGCTGGCAGCAAGGACTATCCGAGCGATTTCACCATCGTGGGTATCATCGACTACTGGGAAGACGACAGCAAAGACGGAAAGCAGTAA
- a CDS encoding carboxysome shell carbonic anhydrase: MYNPGGYGGAPAAVTDPYVTLFGAAPSDLSSTTPAGAHPLYDAVHNQQLLEREAVITTAFGAIEPALKEVAALQHQDGYADRIQDLMRTRLGFELPGSCLSANWVKPLNMRGLYAYSAFQTFRQLAKRDFDRSGSNLTEGEPAEAVIHKWGFHAIDITPCADGRLSGVVDYILRVPPAVVTSRKSFAGSMFDIEESVRNWTEVELRRHREGAPNKADEPTRYLKLGVYHTSSSDPAHEGCAAHGSDERKAAGALLERLNSFADAIENSHCCGASVATLLVGVDTDTDAIKVHVPDAQGVISLDRFVDNRALFDATDTLAREAAKEAIRLAVAEAAGVSSDDSATEGMRWFCAYLLKNNMAQIEYVRAWHNGRYTDLGHTERFITVGDSFDDVQMRNFAYQAQMETIEEGAADMDVGIKIFRKVNMAHDLPIPAFVHFRYDGRVPGSRERAIARCERLEHAIHARYPDLLRDGWLYTYTTVKDRTPGSPLEDVAAHRVTGSERCACGCNKMESRQ, from the coding sequence ATGTACAATCCCGGCGGCTACGGTGGCGCGCCTGCGGCGGTCACCGATCCATACGTTACGCTGTTTGGCGCTGCGCCGTCCGACCTCAGCAGCACCACGCCTGCGGGCGCGCATCCGCTGTATGATGCCGTGCACAATCAGCAGTTGCTGGAGCGCGAGGCTGTGATCACCACCGCGTTCGGGGCTATTGAGCCTGCGCTGAAGGAAGTCGCAGCCTTGCAGCACCAGGATGGCTACGCCGATCGCATTCAGGACCTGATGCGTACTCGCCTGGGCTTCGAACTGCCCGGATCATGTCTCAGCGCAAACTGGGTCAAACCGCTCAACATGCGCGGTCTTTACGCCTACAGTGCGTTCCAAACCTTCCGTCAACTCGCCAAGCGTGACTTCGACCGCAGCGGCAGCAACCTCACGGAAGGCGAGCCTGCGGAAGCAGTGATTCACAAATGGGGCTTTCATGCCATTGATATTACACCCTGCGCCGATGGTCGCCTGAGCGGCGTGGTGGATTACATCCTGCGTGTACCACCCGCCGTGGTGACCAGCAGAAAATCGTTTGCCGGCAGCATGTTCGATATCGAGGAAAGCGTGCGCAACTGGACCGAGGTGGAATTACGCCGCCATCGCGAAGGTGCGCCCAACAAGGCCGATGAGCCGACACGCTACCTCAAGCTCGGTGTGTACCACACCAGCAGCTCGGATCCCGCTCATGAAGGCTGCGCCGCGCACGGCAGTGATGAGCGCAAGGCGGCGGGCGCACTGCTGGAGCGTCTGAACAGCTTTGCCGATGCCATTGAGAACAGCCACTGCTGTGGCGCCTCGGTGGCCACGCTGCTGGTGGGCGTGGACACCGATACCGACGCGATCAAGGTACATGTGCCCGACGCGCAAGGCGTGATCAGCTTGGACCGCTTTGTCGATAACCGCGCGCTGTTTGATGCAACGGACACACTGGCACGAGAAGCAGCGAAAGAAGCCATCCGCCTGGCAGTAGCCGAGGCCGCAGGCGTATCGTCGGATGACAGCGCCACCGAAGGCATGCGCTGGTTCTGCGCCTACCTGCTCAAGAACAACATGGCGCAGATCGAGTATGTGCGCGCCTGGCACAACGGGCGCTACACCGATCTCGGCCATACCGAGCGCTTCATCACCGTAGGCGACAGCTTCGATGACGTACAGATGCGCAATTTCGCCTATCAGGCGCAGATGGAAACAATAGAGGAAGGCGCCGCCGACATGGATGTGGGCATCAAGATTTTCCGCAAGGTAAATATGGCGCATGACCTGCCGATCCCGGCATTCGTTCACTTCCGCTATGACGGGCGTGTACCGGGTTCACGCGAGCGCGCCATCGCACGCTGTGAACGCCTTGAGCACGCGATTCATGCGCGCTATCCGGATCTGCTGCGTGACGGCTGGCTATACACCTATACCACGGTCAAGGATCGCACACCGGGCAGCCCGCTTGAGGATGTGGCAGCGCACCGAGTGACGGGCAGCGAGCGCTGTGCCTGTGGATGCAACAAAATGGAGTCAAGGCAATGA
- a CDS encoding CsoS2 family carboxysome shell protein has protein sequence MSQANITMKATGGREASRERRTQLGQGKAGLPPAIDRTRMGEREATIAGMASVAQSVTPAAVQSAPAPVTTDSNVLTGRDASRTRRAGSVQGKQGIVQATASVQTAATAAAATPRVAVMSGNGRQAAQALRGSRARNGRGNTESTRPCGRVRHSAPLVYPAKVSNTETYAGKKVTGIRIGRSANMTGDEPGADVQVTGSQYIGKETGFNPREGGLKVGAARTANGQVVTGSQVRSKIMITGDESNSAIRITGEADQEINDDLLNRREQGAYTSMQFQRQNNPHGHTVFGTNLGRSIKSIGSRDRDREYVTEQTDGGLPVSGTAVGRSLRITGDEPGACRPITGTQYLMPGNKQPLCATPAAASGTRAGSGAMGMSCNSQGTRPDPVTGEKVVESETWTRQRITGVDVAHNPNVSGDEYGVCASVTGTPYAGPNQYETACATDAATSVAQRVMPGQPATARVTGDAPFNAEHVTGTQRGGDRSITGTPYFRTEAPEVEMTADAISNINHRFSVRSPQREGHLHADASAVQAPSAEMRITGAFAVGDGKITGNQEFHFSPRGRAERDERKSRITGEGRVEGPAITGSAWTKQNNVTGTEGHIAVERNPSERNGKSHAFANASKFKGKGNHEAPTQHVTGMVGWSALSAARVTLSGGAQG, from the coding sequence ATGAGCCAAGCGAATATCACAATGAAAGCCACCGGTGGGCGAGAGGCCTCCCGGGAACGCCGTACACAGTTGGGACAGGGTAAGGCGGGGCTGCCGCCTGCTATCGACCGTACCCGTATGGGCGAACGCGAGGCCACCATTGCGGGCATGGCAAGTGTTGCACAGTCAGTCACGCCAGCGGCTGTCCAGAGCGCACCTGCGCCCGTAACAACGGACAGTAACGTGCTCACCGGCCGTGACGCCTCACGCACCCGGCGTGCAGGGTCGGTGCAGGGCAAGCAGGGCATCGTGCAGGCCACCGCTTCGGTACAAACAGCTGCGACCGCCGCCGCTGCCACCCCACGGGTGGCCGTCATGAGCGGCAACGGTCGCCAGGCCGCACAGGCCTTGCGTGGCTCACGTGCCAGAAACGGCCGTGGCAATACAGAGTCCACTCGGCCCTGCGGTCGTGTGCGCCACTCGGCACCGCTCGTCTATCCAGCCAAGGTATCCAATACCGAAACCTACGCGGGCAAAAAAGTGACCGGCATACGTATTGGCCGCAGTGCGAACATGACCGGCGATGAGCCCGGCGCGGATGTACAGGTCACCGGCTCGCAGTACATTGGCAAGGAAACCGGCTTCAACCCGCGCGAAGGCGGGCTCAAGGTCGGCGCGGCGCGCACTGCAAACGGCCAGGTGGTCACTGGCAGCCAGGTGCGCAGCAAGATCATGATCACCGGCGACGAATCCAACAGCGCCATTCGCATTACAGGCGAGGCCGACCAGGAGATTAACGACGACCTGCTCAACCGCCGGGAACAGGGTGCTTACACCAGCATGCAGTTCCAGCGCCAGAACAACCCGCACGGACACACCGTGTTCGGCACCAACCTCGGCCGCTCGATCAAGTCGATCGGCTCGCGTGACCGGGATCGCGAGTACGTAACCGAACAAACCGATGGCGGGCTGCCTGTTTCAGGCACCGCTGTGGGCCGCAGCCTGCGCATCACCGGCGACGAGCCCGGCGCATGCCGGCCGATTACCGGCACCCAGTATCTGATGCCGGGCAACAAGCAGCCTCTCTGCGCCACGCCAGCGGCGGCATCTGGAACGCGCGCAGGCAGCGGCGCGATGGGCATGTCCTGCAACAGTCAAGGCACACGTCCCGACCCGGTGACGGGCGAGAAAGTCGTCGAGTCCGAGACCTGGACCCGCCAGCGCATTACCGGTGTAGACGTGGCGCACAATCCCAACGTCAGTGGCGACGAGTACGGCGTATGCGCCTCCGTTACCGGCACGCCTTACGCCGGCCCCAACCAATATGAGACGGCCTGCGCAACAGACGCAGCCACCAGCGTGGCGCAGCGCGTCATGCCCGGACAACCTGCAACAGCCCGCGTGACGGGTGATGCCCCGTTCAATGCAGAGCATGTCACGGGTACCCAGCGTGGCGGTGACCGCAGCATCACCGGAACACCTTATTTCCGTACAGAAGCACCCGAGGTGGAAATGACAGCGGACGCTATCAGCAACATCAACCACCGCTTCAGCGTGCGCTCGCCGCAGCGCGAGGGTCATCTGCACGCCGACGCCAGTGCCGTGCAGGCGCCGAGTGCCGAGATGCGGATAACAGGCGCATTCGCCGTAGGCGATGGCAAGATCACCGGCAACCAGGAATTTCACTTCAGCCCACGTGGCCGCGCGGAGCGCGATGAACGCAAGTCACGCATCACCGGTGAAGGCCGCGTGGAAGGCCCCGCCATCACCGGCAGCGCCTGGACCAAACAGAACAATGTGACCGGCACCGAGGGCCATATCGCTGTGGAACGTAACCCCAGCGAGCGCAACGGTAAATCACATGCCTTCGCCAATGCCAGCAAGTTCAAGGGCAAGGGCAACCATGAAGCCCCCACCCAGCATGTGACCGGCATGGTCGGCTGGTCGGCCTTATCGGCCGCGCGCGTCACCTTATCAGGTGGGGCCCAGGGTTAA
- a CDS encoding ribulose bisphosphate carboxylase small subunit, whose protein sequence is MPEVQPYKATERKGETFSYLPPLSPEKVRQQIAYMIGQGWSPSVEHTEPEKAFSRYWYMWKLPFFGETSIEKILAEIDACHRTNPGHHVRLVAYDNYAQSLGTAFIVHRAGR, encoded by the coding sequence ATGCCAGAAGTTCAACCATACAAGGCAACCGAGCGCAAGGGTGAGACCTTTTCCTATCTGCCCCCGCTCTCGCCCGAAAAAGTCCGCCAGCAGATTGCCTATATGATAGGTCAAGGCTGGAGTCCGTCAGTCGAGCACACCGAGCCCGAGAAGGCATTCTCTCGCTATTGGTACATGTGGAAGCTGCCGTTTTTCGGCGAGACTTCGATTGAGAAGATTTTGGCCGAAATTGATGCCTGCCATCGCACCAATCCGGGGCACCACGTACGCCTGGTAGCGTATGACAACTATGCACAAAGCCTGGGCACGGCGTTTATCGTGCACCGCGCCGGACGCTAA
- a CDS encoding form I ribulose bisphosphate carboxylase large subunit: MAEKTYTAGVKDYRKSYWTPDYVPLDTDLLACFKIVAQAGVPHEEAAAAVAAESSTGTWTTVWTDLLTDMDYYKGRAYRIEPVPGDNTAFYAFIAYPIDLFEEGSVVNVLTSLVGNVFGFKAIRSLRLEDIRFPIAYVKTCGGPPNGIQMERDRLNKYGRALLGCTIKPKLGLSAKNYGRAVYECLRGGLDFTKDDENINSQPFMRWNHRFEFVMEAVHKAEAETGERKGHYLNVTAPTVEEMYKRAEFAKSLGAPIIMHDYLTGGFTANTSLANWCRDNGILLHIHRAMHAVLDRNPYHGIHFRVLTKCLRLSGGDHLHSGTVVGKLEGDREATLGWIDIMRESFIPENRSRGIFFDQDWGAMPGVMPVASGGIHVWHMPALVAIFGDDACLQFGGGTLGHPWGNAAGATANRVALEACVDARNQGRQVEREGKEILTEAAQSSPELKIAMETWKEIKFEFDTVDKLDTQKRA, from the coding sequence ATGGCAGAAAAAACTTACACCGCCGGCGTTAAAGACTACCGCAAGTCCTACTGGACACCGGATTACGTGCCGCTCGATACCGACTTACTGGCCTGCTTCAAGATCGTAGCACAGGCCGGTGTGCCGCACGAAGAGGCCGCTGCGGCTGTCGCCGCCGAGTCATCCACCGGCACCTGGACCACGGTGTGGACCGACCTGCTTACCGACATGGATTACTACAAGGGCCGCGCCTACCGCATCGAGCCGGTGCCCGGCGACAACACCGCGTTCTACGCCTTTATTGCCTACCCGATCGACCTGTTCGAGGAGGGCTCGGTGGTAAACGTGCTGACCTCACTGGTCGGCAACGTGTTCGGCTTCAAGGCGATCCGCAGCCTGCGTCTGGAAGACATCCGCTTCCCGATCGCCTACGTTAAAACCTGCGGCGGCCCGCCCAACGGTATCCAGATGGAGCGTGATCGCCTCAACAAGTATGGCCGCGCGCTTTTGGGTTGCACCATCAAGCCCAAGCTCGGCCTGTCGGCCAAAAACTACGGCCGCGCCGTGTACGAGTGTTTGCGCGGCGGGCTCGACTTCACCAAGGACGACGAGAACATCAACAGCCAGCCGTTCATGCGCTGGAATCATCGCTTCGAGTTCGTCATGGAGGCGGTGCACAAGGCCGAGGCAGAGACCGGCGAGCGCAAGGGCCATTATCTGAACGTCACCGCGCCGACCGTGGAAGAGATGTACAAGCGCGCCGAGTTCGCCAAGTCCCTGGGCGCGCCCATCATCATGCATGACTATTTGACCGGCGGTTTCACCGCCAACACCAGTCTGGCCAACTGGTGCCGGGATAACGGTATCTTGCTCCACATCCACCGCGCCATGCACGCCGTGCTTGACCGCAACCCGTACCACGGCATTCATTTCCGGGTGCTGACCAAGTGCCTGCGCTTGTCGGGCGGCGACCACCTGCACTCCGGCACCGTGGTCGGCAAGCTCGAGGGTGACCGCGAAGCGACGCTGGGCTGGATCGACATCATGCGCGAGTCGTTCATCCCCGAGAATCGCAGCCGCGGCATCTTCTTCGATCAGGATTGGGGCGCCATGCCGGGCGTGATGCCGGTGGCCTCGGGCGGCATTCACGTCTGGCACATGCCGGCACTGGTGGCCATCTTCGGCGACGACGCCTGCTTGCAATTCGGTGGCGGCACCTTGGGCCACCCGTGGGGTAACGCCGCCGGCGCGACCGCCAACCGTGTGGCGCTTGAGGCCTGCGTCGATGCGCGTAACCAGGGTCGCCAGGTCGAGCGCGAGGGCAAGGAGATTCTCACCGAGGCCGCGCAGTCCAGCCCCGAACTCAAGATTGCCATGGAGACATGGAAAGAGATCAAGTTCGAGTTCGATACCGTGGACAAACTCGACACGCAGAAGCGCGCGTAA